From the Achromobacter xylosoxidans A8 genome, the window TTCCGTGTAGATACGGTTCGGGTCGATACCCTTGCTGACCAGGTAGGTCTTGACCGAAGCGGCGCGGCGCTCGGACAGCTTCTGGTTGTAGGCTTCCGTACCGATCGAGTCGGTGTGGCCCACAGCAATGATGGTTTCGAGGTCGATACCGCGAGCTTGCTGGGCGACTTGGTCCAGCAGCTGACGGCCTTCGGGCTTCAGCGTCGACTTGTCGAAGTCGAAGAACGTGTCAGCGTTGAACACGACCTTGGCCGCCATCGGGGCCGGCTTCGCCTTCTGTTGTGCAACCGGAACGCCGTCGCAACCGGGGATACCGGTGGCCGGGGTCCAGAATGCATCGCGCCAGCACAGTTCGTTCGTGCCGTTCTTCCAAACGTCACCGAACGGGTTGCGCCAGTTGTCCACGGTTTGCGCGGAAGCTACACCAGAGGCCGTGACGGCGGCGAAGGCGAGCGCCAGAGCGAATTTGGAGGGTTTGTTCATGTTTCTCCTCGTTGAGCTTGAAGCTGGATAAGTGACTCGCAGCGAACCCCCGCCGCATATCAGGAAAACGGGGCCAGTATAGCAACGCCAAGAGCTGGTTCAAAGGAATAGCTACTGGGTTTCCTGCGTGCTGGAAACAATCTTAAGGCATTTGGGGGGCTTTGGCTTCCCTGGAGAGGCGCATTGGCGCTGGATATGACGTTTTCGGCGCTCCTTCGGTTTTCCATGTTGGTTTTTGACAACAGGGCCGCAGGACGCGGGCTGACGCGCGGCCGGTCGCGGCCCCATGTCCGCCGCTCCGGACCGCCGAGGCGCTGCTTGGGGAGGCGCTTCTGACCGCTCGGGGAATCGGATGATAGAATTTCCTGTTTACCCGGCCCGGGTTCCTCCTTACACGATTCTGTCGTTATATATATGGATTCCTTTGCCAAGGAGACGCTTCCGGTATCGCTGGAAGAAGAGATGCGCCGCAGTTACCTCGATTACGCGATGAGCGTGATCGTCGGTCGGGCGCTACCGGATGTGCGGGACGGCCTCAAGCCCGTCCACCGGCGCGTGCTCTACGCGATGCACGAACTGAACAACGACTGGAACCGCGCCTATAAGAAGTCGGCGCGTATCGTCGGGGACGTCATCGGTAAATACCACCCCCACGGCGACCAGTCCGTCTACGACACCATCGTCCGCATGGCGCAGGATTTCTCCATGCGCTATATGCTGGTCGACGGCCAGGGCAACTTCGGCTCGATCGACGGCGATAACGCCGCGGCGATGCGTTACACCGAAATCCGCCTGGCCAAGATCGCCCACGAATTGCTGGCCGACATCGACCAGGAAACGGTGGACTTTGGCCCCAATTACGACGGCAGCGAACAAGAACCGCTGCTGTTGCCGTCGCGCCTGCCCAACCTGCTGGTCAACGGCAGCTCGGGCATCGCGGTGGGCATGGCCACCAACATTCCGCCCCACAACCTCCAGGAAGTGGTCGACGGCTGCCTGTACTGCCTGCGCAATCCGGGCTGCTCGGTCGATGAGCTCATGGAGCTCATCCCGGCCCCCGATTTCCCCACCGGCGGCATCATTTACGGCATGTCCGGCGTGCGGGAAGGCTACCGCACCGGTCGCGGCCGCGTCATCATGCGCGCCAAGACCCACTTCGAAGACATGGAGAAGGGCAACCGCCAGGCCATCGTGGTCGACGCGATCCCCTACCAGGTCAACAAGAAGACGCTGCAGGAACGCATCGCCGAGCTCGTCAACGACAAGAAGATCGAAGGCATCTCGGACATCCGCGACGAGTCCGACAAGGACGGGATGCGCCTGGTCATCGAACTCAAGCGCGGCGAGGTTCCCGAGGTCGTCCTGAACAACCTCTACAAGAACACGCAGCTGCAAGACACCTTCGGGATGAACCTGGTGGCGCTGGTCGACGGCCAGCCCCGCCTGCTCAACCTGAAGCAGATGATCGACTACTTCCTGCAGCATCGCCGCGAAGTGGTCACGCGCCGCACGGTATTCCAGCTGCGCAAGGCCCGCGAACGCGGCCACGTGCTGGAAGGCCTGGCGGTCGCGCTCGCCAACATCGACGACTTCATCGCCATCATCAAGGCGGCGCCGACCCCCCCGGTCGCGCGCCAGGAACTGATGGCCAAGTCGTGGGATTCCTCGCTGGTGCGCGAAATGCTGTCGCGCGCCGACGGCGACACGCCGGGAGGCCGCGCGGCCTTCCGTCCGGACGACCTGGGCACCGAGTTCGGCCTCCAGGGCGACGGTATGTACCGCCTGAGCGACACGCAGGCCCAGGAAATCCTGAACATGCGCCTGCAACGCCTGACCGGGCTGGAGCAGGACAAGATCGTCGGCGAATACAAGGACATCATGTCCACCATCGCCGACCTGCTGGACATCCTGGCGCGCCCCGAGCGCATCACCACGATCATCTCCGACGAGCTGCAGGCCATCAAGGCGGAATTCTCGACCGGCGTGAAGGATACGCGCCGCTCGGACATCGAGCTGAACGCCACCGAGCTCGACACCGAAGACCTGATCACGCCGACCGACATGGTCGTGACGCTGTCGCACGGCGGCTACATCAAGAGCCAGCCGCTGTCCGAGTACCGTTCGCAAAAGCGCGGCGGACGTGGCAAGCAGGCCACGGCCATGAAGGAAAACGACTGGATCGACCAGTTGTTCATCGCCAACACGCACGACTTCCTGCTGTGCTTCTCCAACCGCGGCCGCGTGTACTGGCTGAAGGTCTGGGAAGTGCCGCAAGGCACGCGCAACTCGCGCGGCAAGCCCATCGTCAACATGTTCCCGTTGACTGAAGGCGAGAAGATCACCGTGGTGCTGCCGGTCAAGGAATTCAGCGAAGACCACTACGTCTTCATGGCGACCTCGCGCGGCACGGTCAAGAAGACTCCGCTGTCCGACTTCTCCAATCCGCGCAAGGCCGGCATCATTGCCGTGGACCTGGACGATGGCGATTACCTGATCGGCGCCGACCTGACCGACGGCAAGCATGACGTCATGCTGTTCTCGGACGCCGGCAAGGCCGTGCGTTTCGACGAGAACGATGTGCGTCCGATGGGCCGCAATGCCCGCGGCGTGCGCGGCATGATGCTGGAAGACACCCAGACCGTCATCGCGTTGCTGGTGGCTGGCGACGAAACGCAAAGCGTGCTGACCGCCACCGAAAACGGCTACGGCAAGCGTACGCCGATCACCGAGTACACGCGCCACGGCCGCGGCACCAAGGGCATGATCGCCATCCAGACCAGCTCGCGCAACGGCAAGGTCGTGGGCGCAGTGCTGGTCATGCCTTCGGACGAGATCATGCTGATCACGACCGGCGGCGTGCTGGTGCGCACCCGCGTCTCGGAAATCCGCGAAATGGGCCGCGCCACGCAAGGCGTTACGCTCATCAACGTCGATGACGGCAGTTCGTTGTCCGGCGTGCGCCGCGTCGTCGAAAGCGATGCGGACGATGATGGCGACCTGGGCGAAGACGGCCAGGAAGCGGATGGCGGCGACGACAACGGCGCTGCGGACTCGACGGATTCGACGGAACCTACGGAGCAATAATGGCCCGCCCCTGGAACTTCTCGGCAGGCCCCTCGGCCTTGCCCGAGGTGGTGCTGCAGCAAGCCGCTGCGGAAATGCTGGACTGGCACGGCAGCGGCATGTCCGTGATGGAAATGAGCCATCGCGGCAAGCATTTCGTGCAGATCTGCGATGAAGCCGAGTCCGATCTGCGCGACTTGCTGGGCCTGCCGGCGGACTACGCCGTGATGTTCATGCAAGGCGGCGGTTCCGGGGAAAACGCCATCGTCCCCATGAATCTCATGGGGCGCCGCGGCACGCCGGCAGCCGACTTCGTCGTGACGGGCCATTGGTCCAAGCGTTCGTACAAGGAAGCCGGCCGCTATGGCAGTACCCATGTGGCGGCAAGCAGCGAGCAGGCCATCCAGTTGGATGGCCGCGAGCAGGCGCCGCTGACCTGGGTGCCGCCGGTCGATACCTGGCAGGTGCGCCCGGATTCGGCCTATCTGCATCTTTGCAGCAATGAAACCATCGGCGGCGTCGAGTTCATGGACTGGCCCGACACCGCCGCGCTGGGCGCGCCCGACGTACCGTTGGTCGTCGACGCGTCCTCGCATTTCCTGTCGCGTTCGATGGACGTGACGCGCACCGGCATGATGTATGCCGGCGCGCAGAAGAACGCCGGTCCGGCGGGCGTGACCATGGTCATCGCGCGCCGCGACCTGATCGGCCACGCCTTGCCGATCTGCCCGTCCGCGTTCGACTACGCCAATGTGGCCGCCGAGCATTCGCGCTACAACACGCCGCCGACCTTCGCTATCTACGTCGCCGGCCTGGTGTTCAAGTGGGTCAAGGCCAATGGCGGCGTGGCCGGCATGGAAGCGGCGAACAAGGCCAAGGCCGATCTGCTGTACGGCTACCTGGACAGCACCAGCTTCTATCGCAATCCCATCCACGCACCCGTGCGCTCGCGCATGAACGTGCCGTTCGTGCTGCGCGACGAATCGCTCAACGACGCCTTCCTGCAAGGCGCGGACGCGGCCGGCCTGACCCAGCTCAAGGGCCACAAGAGCGTGGGCGGCATGCGCGCCTCCATTTATAACGCCGTGCCCCTGGCAGGGGTGTCGGCGCTGGTCGAGTACCTCAAGGAATTCGAGCGTCGCTATGGATGACGATCTGCAGCGCAAGCTGCTCCCCCTGCGTCAGCGCATCGACGCCTTGGACGCCCAGATCCTCGACCTCCTGACGCAGCGCGCGAGCGCCGCGCTGGAAGTGGGCGAGGCCAAGCACGCCGCGAACGCCGATGGCCCCGTGCTGCGCCCCGAGCGCGAAGCCGATGTCATCCGCCGTTTGCAGCAGGCCAATCCCGGTCCGTTTCCGAACGCTGGCGTGGCTGCGGTCTGGACCGAAATCATCTCGGCCTGTCGCGGCCTGGAGCGCGGCATGACGGTCGCTTTCCTGGGGCCTCAAGGTTCGTTCTCCGAGCAGGCGGCGCGAGAGCATTTCGGGCAGGCCGTGCAGAAACTGCCGTGCGCCTCGTTTGACGAGGTTTTCCGCGCCGTCGAGGCAGGACAGGCGGACGTGGGCATGGTGCCGGTCGAGAACTCCACCGAAGGCGCGGTCAACCGCAGCCTGGATCTGCTGCTCAACACGCCCCTGAAGATCCTGGGCGAGCGTTCGCTGGTGATACGCCATTGCCTGATGTCGCAGTCCGGCAGCATGGACGGCATCAAGACGATATCCGCGCATCCGCAAGCGCTGGCCCAGTGCCAGGGCTGGCTCACGCGCAACTATCCCGACGTGGCCCGGGTGGCCGCGTCCAGCAATTCCGAGGCCGCGCGCGCGGCGGCGTCCGACCCGAGCATCGCGGCGATCGCCGGCGAGGTGGCGGCGCCCGCCTGGAGCCTGCAGATCGTCGCTGCGGGCATCCAGGACGATCCGCACAATCGCACGCGCTTCCTGGCGATCGGCAACATCGAGCCGCTGGTCAGCGGCAAGGACAAGACCAGCCTGATCCTGGCAGTGCCGAACCGTGCGGGCGCCGTTTACGAAATGCTGGCGCCGCTGGCGGCCAACGGCGTCTCCATGACGCGCTTCGAGTCGCGGCCCGCGCGCACCGGGCAGTGGGAATACTATTTCTATGTGGACGTGCTGGGTCACCGCAATGATCCGAACGTCGAACGCGCCCTTGCTGCCTTGCAGGCGCAGGTTGCCTACCTGAAAGTGCTGGGTTCCTACCCGGCGCCGTGAGCCTCTCCGACATGACCACCGCACCCAAGCCCCTTGTTGCTCCCGCGCACGTCAGCGCCATCGCGCCTTACCAGGCCGGCAAGCCTATCGAAGAACTGGCCCGCGAATTCGGGCTGGATCCTGCCGGCATCGTCAAGCTGGCGTCCAATGAAAACCCGCTGGGCATGCCCAAGTCGGCGCGCGAGGCCATGCTGGCCGCGGCCGAGTCGCTGGCGCGCTATCCCGATCCCAACGGCTTTGATCTGAAGGCGGCATTGGCCGAGCGCTACGGCGTGCCGATGAGCTGGGTCACGTTGGGCAACGGTTCCAACGACATCTTGGAAATCGCGGCGCTGGCGCTGCTGGAGCCGGGCGTGTCGGCGGTGTACGCGCAGCATTCGTTCGCGGTGTATCGCCTGGCGACCCAGGCGCGCGGCGCGCGCCACATCGTGGTGCCGGCCAAGGACTACGGCCATGACCTGGACGCGATGTTCGACGCCATCGCCGACGATACGCGGCTGCTGTTCATCGCCAACCCGAACAATCCGACCGGTACCTTCGTGCCGGGCGACCAGATCGCGGCCTTCCTGGAGCGTGTCCAGGCCGCCCACGGCGACCGCGTGACGGTGGTGTTGGACGAGGCTTACAACGAGTACCTCGATCCCGAGTTCCGCTTCGACAGCACGGCGCTGGTGCGCCGCTATCCGAATCTGATCGTGTCGCGCACGTTCTCCAAGGCCTACGGCCTGGCGGGCCTGCGGGTGGGCTTCGCCGTGGCGCAACCCGTCCTGACGGATCTGCTGAACCGCGTGCGCCAGCCGTTCAACGTCAATACGCTGGCGCAGGCCGCGGCCATCGCCGCGCTGCGCGACGCGGCCTACCTGGAAGAGGCCTACGCCTCGAACAAGGCGGGCAAGGCGCAACTGTGCGCCGCGTTTGAACGTCTGAAGCTGCGCTACGTCCCCAGCTACGGCAACTTTGTGCTGGTGCACGTGGGCGACGCTCCGCGCATCAACCTGGAACTGCTCAAGCGCGGTGTGATCGTGCGCCCGGTGGCCGGCGACGGCTTGCCGGAGTGGCTGCGGGTGTCCATCGGGCTGCCGCAGGAAAACGACCGATTCATTGACGCGCTGACCGCCATCCTTTCCGCATGAACGACGCGTCACCGAAATCCGATCAGGGGGCCGCTGGCCCCCTGATTCCTGTATTGGCCGTCGTAGGCGTGGGCCTGATCGGCGGCTCCTTCGCCGCGGCCTTGCGCCGGGCCGGCCAGGTTGGCCGGGTGCTGGGGGTGGGGCGCAACGCGCAATCCCTGGCCCGCGCCGTTGAATTGGGGCTGATCGACGAGGCCGCTTCCGTCGAGGAAGCCGCGGCTCGTGCCGACCTGATCCTGCTGGCGACGCCGGTGGGCGGGCTGGCCGACGCGTTGTCGCGCATGCGCGCGCACCTGCGTCCCGGCACCGTGCTGACCGATGGCGGCAGCACCAAGGTGGAAGTGGTTGCGGCCGCGCGCGCCGCCCTGGGTGACCGGGCCGCGCAGTTCGTGCCTGGCCATCCCATCGCCGGCGCCGAGCGCACCGGGCCGGAGGCGGCCGATGCCGACCTGTACCGCAAGCGCACCGTCATTCTGACCCCCCTGGCCGAGAACGGCGCGGCCTCGCTGGACCTGGTGCGCCGCGCGTGGCAGGCTTGCGGGGCGGGCGTGATCGACATGGACGCCGACGCCCATGACCGGGTGCTGGCCTCGGTCAGCCATCTGCCGCATTTGCTGTCGGCGGCGTACATGGAACAGGTGGCCGAGGCCTCCGACGCCGCCACGCGCCTGGATCTCGCGGGCAGCGGCTTTCGCGACTTCACGCGCATCGCCGCGGGTTCGCCCGAGATGTGGCGCGACATCTTTCTGTCCAACCGCGACGCGATGCTGGCCGAACTGGCCGACGTGCGCGCGGTGCTGGATCGTGCCGAACGCGCCATTGCCGACGGCGATGGCGCGGCTTTGCTGAAGCTGCTGGACACGGCGGCCCGCGCCCGCCGCAACTGGCGCAAGGAGTAGCTGACATGGGTGCTTTGCCTTATCTCGATCTGCCGCGCGTGCGGCAAGCGCGGGGCGTGATTGCCCTGCCAGGTTCCAAAAGTATTTCCAACCGTGTGCTGCTGCTGTCCGCCATCGCTGAAGGCAGCACGGTCATCACTGGGTTGCTGGACTCCGACGACACCCGCGTCATGCTCGGCGCCTTGCGCCAACTGGGCGTGCAGGTGTCGGAACTGGACGCGGGCAGCGTCACGGTGCAGGGCGTGCGCCGCTTTCCCGTGGAAAGCGCTGACCTGTTCATGGGCAATGCCGGCACCGCGATCCGGCCGCTGACTGCCGCGCTGGCGCTGATGGGCGGCGACTACCGCCTGTCGGGCGTGCCGCGCATGCACGAACGTCCCATCGGCGATCTGGTCGACGCGCTCAAGGGCCTGGGCGCCAGCATCGATTATCTGGGCCAGCCTGGTTATCCGCCGCTGCGCATCGGCCGCGGCGAGATCGCGGCGGACGCGGTCACGCGCGTGCAGGGTTCGGTGTCCAGCCAGTTCCTCACGGCCTTGTTGATGGCCGCGCCGCTGCAGGCCGGCCGCAGCGGCAAGCCCGTCACGATCGAAGTGCTGGGCGAACTCATTTCCAAGCCCTACATCGAGATCACGTTGAACCTGATGGCGCGCTTCGGCGTGCAGGTGCGGCGCGACGGCTGGAGCCGCTTCGTCATCGACGGCGGGGCGGCCTACCGCAGCCCCGGGCAGATTGCGGTCGAAGGCGATGCCTCCACGGCTTCCTATTTTTTGGCGCTGGGCGCGATCGGCGGTGGGCCGCTGCGCGTGACCGGCGTGGGCGCTGACAGCATCCAGGGCGACGTCGCCTTTGCTGCCACCCTGGCCGACATGGGCGCCTCGGTGAGCTACGGCCCCGATTGGATCGAAGTGTCGGGCGCGCGCGTGGCCCAGGGCGAACGCCTGAAAGCCTTCGACACCGATTTCAACCTGATCCCGGACGCCGCCATGACCGCGGCTGCCCTGGCGCTGTACGCCGACGGCCCGTGCCGCCTGCGCAATATCGGCAGCTGGCGGGTCAAGGAAACCGACCGCATCCACGCCATGCAGACCGAGCTGGAAAAGCTGGGTGCCCAGGTGGAATCGGGGCCGGATTGGCTGCGCGTGACGCCGCCGGCGCAGGATGCCTGGCGCGATGCGCACATCGGCACCTGGGACGACCACCGCATGGCCATGTGCTTCTCGCTGGCGGCTTTCGGGCCGGCGGCGGTTCGTATCCTCGATCCGGGTTGCGTCAGCAAGACCTTCCCGGGTTACTTTGATGTTTACGCGGGCCTGGTTGCGGCCTAGCGAAGAATTGCCCATGACTTCGATTTCCCCTGAAACTGCTTCTGTCCCCGTCATCACCATCGACGGCCCCACCGCATCCGGCAAGGGCACGGTGGCCCACCGCGTCGCCAAGGCCCTGGGCTGGGACGTGCTGGACAGCGGCGCGCTCTATCGCCTGACGGCCCTGGCGGCGCTCAACCGCGGCTTGTCCGCCGAAGACGAGCCCGCCGTGGCGCGCGTGGCCGAAACCCTGGATGTGCGTTTCGAGGGCCCCCATGTCTACCTCGAAGGCGCGGACGTGGGCCACGAGATCCGCCGTGAGGAAGTCGGCAATTTCGCCTCGCGCGTGGCCGCCTTCCCGGGCGTGCGGCAGGCGCTGCTCGAGCGCCAGCGCGCTTTCCGGGTGGCGCCGGGCCTGGTTGCGGACGGGCGCGATATGGGTACGGTGGTGTTTCCCGATGCGCCCCTGAAGGTGTTTCTGGTCGCCGATGTGGTCGCGCGGGCGCAGAGGCGCTGTAAGCAGTTGATCGAAAAGGGAATTTCTGCTAATCTTGATGACCTCCTACGGGATATGCGCGAGCGGGACGCCCGCGATATGGGGCGAACTACAGCGCCCTTGGCTCCCGCAGCGGATGCACACGTGCTGGATTCGTCTGATTTGACGATTGCGGAAACGGTGCAGGCAATACTGGATTTCTGGAAGAAGGCCGCTGCGGATTGAGCGATCGGTCCCGGACTTTCCCCAAGAATCCTCCGTAGTTTTCTGTTTTTTATCGGCCCTGTTCACGCCAGGCGCAACCCCCACGGGCCACCCCGCAAGGGCGAACCGGCAAACAGGCATTTTGACTCCACTGTGGCGGGCAATCCGCTGCGGTGTGTTTTTAACGGCCATTTCGGCCTAATGGATTTCAACCCCATGTCTTCCGTTTCCACTACCGTCGCCACCGGCGGCGAAAGCTTCGCCGACCTTTTCGCACAGAGCCTCAAGAGCCAGGACATGAAGTCCGGCGAGGTCATCAGCGCCGAAGTCGTCCGCGTCGACCACAACTTTGTCGTCGTCAACGCCGGCCTGAAGTCCGAAGCGCTGATCCCCCTGGAAGAGTTCCTGAACGACCAGGGCGAGCTCGAAGTGCAACCCGGCGATTTCGTCTCGGTGGCCATCGATTCCCTGGAAAACGGCTACGGCGACACCATCCTGTCGCGTGACCGCGCCAAGCGCCTGTCGGCCTGGCTGCAGCTGGAAAAGGCCCTGGAAAACGGCGAGCTGGTTACCGGCACCATCACCGGCAAGGTGAAGGGCGGCCTGACCGTCATGACCAACGGCATCCGCGCGTTCCTGCCGGGTTCGCTGGTGGACCTGCGTCCGGTCAAGGACACCACCCCGTACGAAGGCAAGACCCTCGAATTCAAGGTCATCAAGCTCGACCGCAAGCGCAACAACGTCGTTCTGTCGCGTCGCCAAGTGCTGGAAGCCAGCATGGGCGAAGAGCGCCAGAAGCTGCTCGAAACCCTGCACGAAGGTGCTGTGGTCAAGGGCGTGGTCAAGAACATCACCGACTACGGCGCGTTCGTGGACCTGGGCGGCATCGACGGCCTGCTGCACATCACCGACATGGCCTGGCGCCGTGTGCGTCACCCCTCCGAAGTCCTGCAAGTGGGTCAGGAAGTCGAAGCCAAGGTGCTCAAGTTCGACCAGGAAAAGAGCCGCGTCTCCCTGGGCGTCAAGCAGCTGGGCGAAGATCCGTGGGTGGGCCTGGCTCGCCGCTACCCGCAAGGCACCCGCCTGTTCGGCAAGGTCACGAACCTGACCGACTACGGCGCGTTCGTTGAAGTCGAAGCCGGCATCGAAGGCCTGGTGCACGTCTCCGAAATGGACTGGACCAACAAGAACGTCGATCCGCGCAAGGTCGTGACCCTGGGCGAAGAAGTCGAAGTCATGGTCCTGGAAATCGACGAAGACCGTCGTCGCATCTCGCTGGGCATGAAGCAGTGCCGCCAGAACCCGTGGGAAGAGTTCGCCACCAACTTCAAGCGTGGTGACAAGGTCCGCGGCGCCATCAAGTCGATCACCGACTTCGGCGTGTTCGTCGGCCTGCCCGGCGGCATCGATGGCCTGGTTCACCTGTCCGACCTGTCGTGGACGGAAACCGGCGAAGAAGCCGTGCGCAACTTCAAGAAGGGCGACGAGATCGAAGCCGTGGTTCTGGGCATCGATACCGACAAGGAACGCATCTCGCTGGGCATCAAGCAGCTGGAAGGCGATCCCTTCAACAACTTCGTTGCCACCTTCGACAAGGGCGCCGTTGTTCCGGGCACCATCAAGTCGGTCGAAGCCAAGGGCGCTGTCGTCACGCTGTCCGTGGACGTTGAAGGCTACCTGCGCGCTTCCGAGATCTCCTCGGGCCGCGTCGAAGATGCCACCACCGTTCTGAACGCTGGCGAAAACATCGAAGCCATGATCGTCAACATCGACCGCAAGACGCGTTCGATCCAGCTGTCGATCAAGGCCCGCGACAACGCCGAAACCGCCGAAACGATCCAGCGCATGTCCGACGCCAGCGCTTCGTCCGGCACCACCAACCTCGGCGCGCTGCTGAAGGCCAAGCTGGACCAACAGCGCAACGACGGTTAATTCGTGACCAAGTCGGAGCTGATCGCCGCCTTGGCGGCCCGCTATCCTCAGCTGGCCGCCCGCGACACCGATTACGCGGTCAAGACCGTGCTCGACGCAATGACCCAGGCCCTGGCCTCGGGTCAGCGCATCGAGATCCGCGGTTTTGGCAGCTTCTCGTTGTCGCAGCGGTCTCCCCGCATCGGTCGCAATCCGAAATCCGGCGAACAGGTGCTGGTGCCTGGCAAACAGGTGCCGCACTTTAAGGCGGGCAAGGAATTGCGCGAGCGGGTGGACTTGGCCGGCGGCAATGACGAGGACGCTCAATCCTCTGGATCGAGTGAACCGATGCCGTCGATGGTGAGTCTGCACGCCATGCATTGACGGCACGGCAGTAAGGCCGCCTTCGGGCGGATCGGACCGAGAACCTGGCCCCTTGAGAAATCAAGGGGCTTTGTTTTTTGGCGCCAGGCGGGATCCGTCGCTTACAATTGATAGTCTTGAATTCTTTGGAGCATGCGCCATGCGCTACCTAGTCTGGGCCCTGCGATTGCTCGTGTTTGTTGCAGTATTGATGTTCGCGTTGAAAAACACGGACCCGGTCGCCGTGAAGTTCTACGCCGATTACGTGGTGCAGGACGTTCCGCTCATCGTCGTGATGCTGGTCGTGTTCGTGCTGGGCGCCTTGTTCGGCCTGCTGCTGACCGTGCCCGCCGCCATGCGCCGCCGCCGCGAAGCCATGCGCCTGCGCCGCGAACTGGACCGCGTTCAGGCCGCCGTGGCCGGTACCACGCCTGCGGTGCCGCCGGAGGCCGTGGCCCCGATGTCGCCGCTGTAACGCGCGCCGGCCCCGTATCCCTTTCCGCACTGAATTACCGCAAGAGCCCGCATAGTGGATTTTGAACCTTGGTGGTTGATTTTCGTGCCGGTATTGTTCGCGCTGGGCTGGCTGGCCGCGCGCTTCGATATCCGGCAAATGCTGCGGGAAACCCGCAGCCTGCCCGACTCCTATTTCCGCGGGCTGAATTTCCTGCTCAATGAAGAGCCGGACCGCGCCATCGACGCCTTCGTCGAAGTGGCCAAGCTGGATCCGGAAACCACCGAGCTGCACTTTGCGCTGGGCAGCCTATTCCGTCGCCGGGGCGAAATGGAGCGCGCCATCCGCGTGCACCAGAGCCTCTTGAACCGGTCCGACCTGCCCGCCGCCGAGCGCGAGCATGCGCAGCACGAATTGGCGCAGGACTTCCTCAAGGCGGGCATGCTGGACCGCGCCGAAAGCGGCTTCGAGCAGCTCAAGGACACTCGCTACGCCTTGCCCGCGCTACGCTCGCTGATCCGCATCTATGAATCCGAGCACGACTGGCCGCGCGCCATCGAGGCCGTGAAGACGCTGCAGGGCCTGGTCGACGAGCCGGTGCCGCAGATCGTGCACTACTACTGCGAACAGGCCCAGACCGCGCTGTCGGCCAAGCCGGCCGATATCGACGCGGCCCACAAGGCGCTGGACGCCGCAGACCATGCCTTGTCGGCCATCGACCCTGCTTCCAGCAAGGGCGCCATGGTGCGCACCGCGATGCTGCGCGCGCGCCTGGCCCTGATCGAACAGGACCCCAAGCGCGAACGTCTGTACCTGGAGTCAATCATGACCGACGCTCCGGAGTACGCCGGCCTGGTGGCCGAGCAGGTCCTGGCCAACTACCGCGCGGCCAACCAGGAGGAAGCCGGGCTGGACGTGCTGCAGAAGCAGTACGCGCGCCACGCTTCGCTGGACCTGTTCAACGTGCTGTTCCGCGAACTGCGCGTCCAGCAGGGCGCGGCGCCTTCATGGGCCTTTGCCCGCAACGCATTGCGCAGCCATCCGTCGCTGCTGGGTCTGGACCGCCTGCTGGAGGCCGAGCTGGCCAATCCGGAAGGCGGCGCCGAGCAGGCGCCGGTGCCGGGCGCCGACCTGACGCTGTTGCGCAGCCTGATACACAAGCATACGCAGCGGCTGGACCGCTACGCATGCCGCAGTTGCGGTTTTCAAGCGCGTCGCTTTTACTGGCAAT encodes:
- the hisC gene encoding histidinol-phosphate transaminase, giving the protein MTTAPKPLVAPAHVSAIAPYQAGKPIEELAREFGLDPAGIVKLASNENPLGMPKSAREAMLAAAESLARYPDPNGFDLKAALAERYGVPMSWVTLGNGSNDILEIAALALLEPGVSAVYAQHSFAVYRLATQARGARHIVVPAKDYGHDLDAMFDAIADDTRLLFIANPNNPTGTFVPGDQIAAFLERVQAAHGDRVTVVLDEAYNEYLDPEFRFDSTALVRRYPNLIVSRTFSKAYGLAGLRVGFAVAQPVLTDLLNRVRQPFNVNTLAQAAAIAALRDAAYLEEAYASNKAGKAQLCAAFERLKLRYVPSYGNFVLVHVGDAPRINLELLKRGVIVRPVAGDGLPEWLRVSIGLPQENDRFIDALTAILSA
- a CDS encoding prephenate dehydrogenase; translation: MNDASPKSDQGAAGPLIPVLAVVGVGLIGGSFAAALRRAGQVGRVLGVGRNAQSLARAVELGLIDEAASVEEAAARADLILLATPVGGLADALSRMRAHLRPGTVLTDGGSTKVEVVAAARAALGDRAAQFVPGHPIAGAERTGPEAADADLYRKRTVILTPLAENGAASLDLVRRAWQACGAGVIDMDADAHDRVLASVSHLPHLLSAAYMEQVAEASDAATRLDLAGSGFRDFTRIAAGSPEMWRDIFLSNRDAMLAELADVRAVLDRAERAIADGDGAALLKLLDTAARARRNWRKE
- the aroA gene encoding 3-phosphoshikimate 1-carboxyvinyltransferase, producing MGALPYLDLPRVRQARGVIALPGSKSISNRVLLLSAIAEGSTVITGLLDSDDTRVMLGALRQLGVQVSELDAGSVTVQGVRRFPVESADLFMGNAGTAIRPLTAALALMGGDYRLSGVPRMHERPIGDLVDALKGLGASIDYLGQPGYPPLRIGRGEIAADAVTRVQGSVSSQFLTALLMAAPLQAGRSGKPVTIEVLGELISKPYIEITLNLMARFGVQVRRDGWSRFVIDGGAAYRSPGQIAVEGDASTASYFLALGAIGGGPLRVTGVGADSIQGDVAFAATLADMGASVSYGPDWIEVSGARVAQGERLKAFDTDFNLIPDAAMTAAALALYADGPCRLRNIGSWRVKETDRIHAMQTELEKLGAQVESGPDWLRVTPPAQDAWRDAHIGTWDDHRMAMCFSLAAFGPAAVRILDPGCVSKTFPGYFDVYAGLVAA
- the cmk gene encoding (d)CMP kinase encodes the protein MTSISPETASVPVITIDGPTASGKGTVAHRVAKALGWDVLDSGALYRLTALAALNRGLSAEDEPAVARVAETLDVRFEGPHVYLEGADVGHEIRREEVGNFASRVAAFPGVRQALLERQRAFRVAPGLVADGRDMGTVVFPDAPLKVFLVADVVARAQRRCKQLIEKGISANLDDLLRDMRERDARDMGRTTAPLAPAADAHVLDSSDLTIAETVQAILDFWKKAAAD
- the rpsA gene encoding 30S ribosomal protein S1, giving the protein MSSVSTTVATGGESFADLFAQSLKSQDMKSGEVISAEVVRVDHNFVVVNAGLKSEALIPLEEFLNDQGELEVQPGDFVSVAIDSLENGYGDTILSRDRAKRLSAWLQLEKALENGELVTGTITGKVKGGLTVMTNGIRAFLPGSLVDLRPVKDTTPYEGKTLEFKVIKLDRKRNNVVLSRRQVLEASMGEERQKLLETLHEGAVVKGVVKNITDYGAFVDLGGIDGLLHITDMAWRRVRHPSEVLQVGQEVEAKVLKFDQEKSRVSLGVKQLGEDPWVGLARRYPQGTRLFGKVTNLTDYGAFVEVEAGIEGLVHVSEMDWTNKNVDPRKVVTLGEEVEVMVLEIDEDRRRISLGMKQCRQNPWEEFATNFKRGDKVRGAIKSITDFGVFVGLPGGIDGLVHLSDLSWTETGEEAVRNFKKGDEIEAVVLGIDTDKERISLGIKQLEGDPFNNFVATFDKGAVVPGTIKSVEAKGAVVTLSVDVEGYLRASEISSGRVEDATTVLNAGENIEAMIVNIDRKTRSIQLSIKARDNAETAETIQRMSDASASSGTTNLGALLKAKLDQQRNDG
- a CDS encoding integration host factor subunit beta gives rise to the protein MTKSELIAALAARYPQLAARDTDYAVKTVLDAMTQALASGQRIEIRGFGSFSLSQRSPRIGRNPKSGEQVLVPGKQVPHFKAGKELRERVDLAGGNDEDAQSSGSSEPMPSMVSLHAMH